One region of Aphelocoma coerulescens isolate FSJ_1873_10779 chromosome 12, UR_Acoe_1.0, whole genome shotgun sequence genomic DNA includes:
- the LOC138117765 gene encoding G2/M phase-specific E3 ubiquitin-protein ligase-like, with protein MAEGKQEAPDAREPACLLCRRAEADLDICGDKWEKHGLCAHVFCLNFASLIFQQDSDRIGLKGFRPRDIQLAVSRAAQQHCCVCGETGATIMCCHEDCDRWFHLPCAKEGHCVTNYITPYRSYCPEHSPEQDATVIPEPGTECPICMEPVEERKSYTTLVCPACKRAWFHRDCIQGQALRAGALYFQCPLCRDDDEFLVQMFIMGIRIPFRSPTWEDNDAFAELGDRHSQCNARKCLYPGGREEAEEEGPWELLLCSSCAAEGTHRRCSGLRNDTPSWECDSCADLGTAPRDEPELYAPRDELELNVPSLAGQSGLEPSHGLEPSHGSAQSEAISPNSGILAPSGVPPLSPSPETSKRSSVQHAPMGQLLQSSSLESSSPCMESEVTSRSSDTSHSRSSGSDRRRNRSRRQSWASNPPVRSRSRRDRSQSTAPRAERPRHRRTPSETSPRRSRTRQRRRASNPPVRSRSRRDRSQSTAPRAERPRHRRTPSETSPRRSRTRQRRRASNPPVRSRSRRDRSRRTAPRAETPRPRETASGTSTRSNRSRQRRRASNPPARSRSRRRQKSKVALREAVFGKDMCCVAILEQSDFRKAKRKKKEESETLPQVSEEIYYDIAADLKHLFGPSKNKPENTEDIPLAQRGCAGLCPS; from the exons ATGgcagaagggaagcaggaggcccctgatgccagagagccag catgcctgctgtgcCGCCGCGCAGAGGCTGACCTGGACATCTGCGGCGACAAATGGGAGAAGCACGGGCTCTGTGCCCACGTCTTCTGCCTG AATTTCGCCAGCCTCATTTTTCAACAAGACAGTGATCGGATTGGACTCAAGGGGTTTCGCCCTCGCGATATCCAACTTGCAGTCAGCCGGGCGGCTCAGCAG cactgctgcgtCTGTGGGGAGACTGGGGCCACCATCATGTGCTGTCACGAAGACTGCGACAGATGGTTccacctgccctgtgccaaggaGGGTCACTGTGTGACTAACTACATAACCCCATACAG gtCCTACTGCCCTGAGCACTCCCCAGAACAGGATGCGACGGTGATTCCGGAGCCGGGCACCGAATGCCCCATCTGCATGGAGCCTgtggaggagagaaagagctACACAACACTGGTGTGCCCAGCGTGCAAAAGGGCCTGGTTCCACAGGGACTGCATCCAG ggacaggcctTGCGCGCTGGTGCATTGTACTTCCAGTGCCCCCTCTGCAGAGACGATGATGAGTTTCTTGTCCAAATGTTCATCATGGGGATCCGAATCCCCTTCAGGTCG CCAACATGGGAGGACAACGATGCCTTTGCAGAATTAGGAGACAGGCACAGCCAGTGCAATGCCAGGAAGTGCCTttatccaggaggcagggaggaggcagaggaagaggg GCCCTGGGAACTGCTCCTGtgctcctcctgtgctgctgagggcaCCCACAGGCGCTGCTCTGGCCTCAGAAACGACACACCCAGCTGGGAGTGCGACAGCTGTGCTGATCTGGGCACAG CCCCCAGGGATGAGCCGGAGCTCTATGCCCCCAGGGATGAACTGGAGCTCaatgtccccagcctggctggacaGTCAGGATTGGAACCTTCCCATGGATTGGAGCCTTCCCATGGCTCTGCACAATCCGAGGCCATCAGCCCCAACTCTGGCATCCTGGCACCATCGGGTGTGCCTCCCCTGTCTCCATCTCCAGAGACCAGCAAACGCAGCAGCGTCCAACATGCACCAATGGGGCAGCTGCTGCAATCTTCCtcgctggagagcagcagcccctgcatggAGAGTGAGGTGACATCAAGGTCATCAGACACCAGCCATTCCAGAAGCTCTGGGTCTGACCGCAGGCGAAATCGCTCTCGCCGGCAAAGCtgggcctcaaatccacctgtccgatcgaggagtcgccgtgacaggagccagagcacagcaccaagggctgagaggcccaggcacagaaggacaccatcggagacatcccccagacgcagccgcacccgccagcgacgtcgggcctcaaatccaccggtgcggtcgaggagtcgccgtgacaggagccagagcacagcaccaagggctgagaggcccaggcacagaaggacaccatcggagacatcccccagacgcagccgcacccgccagcgacgtcgggcctcaaatccaccggtgcggtcgaggagtcgccgtgacaggagccgcaggacagcaccaagggctgagacgcCCAGGCCAAGGGAGACAGCATCAGGGACATCCACCAGGAGCAACCGctcccgccagcgacgtcgggcctcaaatccacctgcccggtcgaggagtcgcc GGAGACAGAAGAGCAAGGTGGCTCTTAGGGAAGCTGTCTTTGGAAAGGACATGTGCTGTGTTGCTATCCTTGAACAATCTGATTTCAGGAAagccaaaaggaagaagaaagaagagagtgaGACACTGCCTCAAGTGTCTGAAGAAATCTATTACgacattgctgctgatttaaAACACTTGTTTGGACCTTCaaagaacaaaccagaaaacactgAGGACATACCCTTGGCACAAAGAGGATGCGCAGGACTCTGTCCCAGCTGA